The Mycolicibacterium duvalii DNA window GGTTCCTCAGGAATCTTCACCGCATCCACCTCGGCGGCGGGGTCGTTGCTGGCGCGCAGCCGTAGCGAGGTCAACACAGCGGCGGGGGTGTCGGGAAACAGCACCAACTGTAGGAACACCGACAAAGTGTCGACGGCATCCTTGGCGCTGCGGCCGTAGGCGCCGTCGGTGTGGACGAACAGGTTGATGCGGTGCACGAGGGCGGTCATCGTCATGGCCGCGATCTCAGGATCGATCCCTGTCACACCCGAGGCGGCGAGGCGTTCGGCCACCCGGTGGTTGTAGCTGCGGACGAAGCGGGCGATTTCGGGCCGGACGTTCGCGTCCGACGAGGCGATCGCCGTCCACTGGACGAACATCGTCGAGTACTTCTCGAACACCCAACTCCACTCGCCCAACCACCAATTGAGGTTGTCGAAGCCGACCTCGTCCGGCCCGAGGGGGCCGATGCGCCGCGCCACCCTGAACAGCGCGCTACCGCATTCGTTGAGCAACTCGAGGAAGATCTCGTCCTTGCCCCTGAAGTACTGGTAGAGCGTGGCCCGCGACACTCCCGCCGCCTTGGCGATCGCATCAACCGACGTGTCGAAGTATCCGAGCCGTCCGAACAACTCCAGCGAGACCTCGGTGATCCGGGTGCGGGTACTTGCACCACGGGCACCGATGGCAGGACTCGATGGGCCGTAGCTGGCCCGGCGGACGATCGATGCTTCGGACATGATGCGTCCAGCCTATGGTGTGGCTGGGCTGACGGCGCCGCTCGCTGTCGTGTTTCGCGGAATCAGGAACTCCGCCGAGCCGGTCACAGCCACCCCGCCCGTTTGGCGGGTGGCCGCCAACTCCACCGTCACCCGGTCCGCGCCCGGCTCCTCGGTGACGTCAACGATCGTCCCCGAGCAGGTCAGCACGTCACCGGGCCACACCTGTTCACGGAAACGCACCCCGAATCGGCGCACGTTGCCTGCCCCAAGCCAATCGGAGGCGAATCCAGCCAGCAGGGCCGCGGAGAACATCCCCTGCCCGAACACCGAGGGATACCCCGCCGAGCGAGCGAGTTCGTCGTCGTAGTGCATCGGGTTGAGGTCGCCGGACGCCCCGGCGTAGCGGACGAACATCTGACGGGTGAGCGGCCCGAACTCTCGTGCCGGCGCCTGCGTTTCCACCTGCAGTGCGGCGCTCACTTCGCGGCCGTCTCGATGAAGGTCGCCCTGGCCTCCGCCACGAGTGCTCCTTGTGGGTCGCGGTATTCGGTGACGACGGTGGCGAACTGCATGGTGCCGCCCCGCTTACCCGGTTTGGAGAATCGCTCGACGAGACGCTCCCGCGCGGTCAGGACCGCGCCGGCGGTGGGCACCTCGCCGTGGAAGGTGTACTCCTGCTCGCCGTGAAGCAGTCGCTTTCGCTCGAACCCCACATTGACGCGCACGCCGGGCGGCGCCCAGCGGGCGGCGGTGGTGAGGAAGGTCGGTGGCACGATCGCGCCGGGTCCGTGGAAGTCTGGGTTGTCGGAGAGCATGGCCTCGGCGAACTCCGCGATCTTGCCCCGCTCCACGACCACTTCCCACGGGCGGCCCTCGGTCCCATCGGTATCACTGTCAGGCATAGCGGTCATAGTGACCAATAGTGTCAGAAGATCTTCTCCACGGGTAGGTTGATCTCCCATCATCCCCAATGAGCCGCTTGTCTGAAAATGACATTGCTGCCAGAATCGGTGCCCATGGTCGAGTTGGCGGCGAGCTACGTAGCGGGAAAGTGGGCTGCAGGTGCACTCGCGGAAACTGTGGAGGTGACGTCACCGGCTACGGGCCAAGTGGTGGGTGCGATCGGCGTGGCGGGCGCCGAAGAGGTTGATGCCGCTGTCGCCGCCGCGCGTGCAGCGTTGGCGACGTGGAGGCAGGTCTCCCCCGCCGACCGGGGCGCCGCGCTGGGCAGGCTCGCCGACGCGTTGACTGCCCGCAAGGGCGAACTGGCCGATCTGGCCACGGCGGAGATCGGCTCGCCGCGGTCGTGGAGCACCTTCGGGCAGGTCCTCACCGCCACCGGCGTATTGAAGGCCTATGCCGCGATCGCACCCGAGTATCCGTTCACCGCCACCCGCCCCTCGATGACGGGTGGAACCGTGGAGGTACGCCAGGTGCCCGTCGGTGTCGTGGGGGCGATCGTCCCGTGGAACACCCCGCTGTTCATCGCCGCTCTCAAACTCGGCCCCGCCTTGGCGGCCGGCTGCACGGTGGTGCTCAAACCCGCTCCGGACGCACCACTGGCCTTCGGCGTGCTGATGGAGGCGATCGAGCAGGCCGGCATCCCTGACGGTGTGGTCAACGTCGTCAACGGAGGCACCTCGACCGGCGAGCTGCTCGTCGAGCATCCGGGGGTCGACAAAATCAGCTTCACCGGATCTACGACGGTGGGCGCCAAGATAGGCGCGGCGTGTGGCACCAGAGTGCGACGCTGCAGCACCGAACTCGGAGGCAAGTCGGCGGCCATCGTGCTGCCCGACGCGCCGCTGGAACGGACGGTCAAGGGTCTGGTCGGCGGCGTGATGGGCAACAACGGTCAGTTGTGTGCCGCGCTGACGCGTATCCTATTGCCCCGCAGCCGATACGACGAGTTCGTGAGTGCGCTCCAGGTGGCCGTCGAAGCGCTGACCGTCGGAGACCCCGCGGACAGATCCACCGATATCGGTCCACTGATCAACGAAGCCGCTCGCGACAAGGCGGAAGGGTTCCTGCGGCGGGCACGGGACGAAGGAGCCACCCTGCTCGTCGGCGGCGAACGACCGAACCTGCCAGGATGGTTCGTCGCGCCCGCGCTGGTGGCGGCGACCAACGACATGGAGATCGCTC harbors:
- a CDS encoding FAS1-like dehydratase domain-containing protein is translated as MTAMPDSDTDGTEGRPWEVVVERGKIAEFAEAMLSDNPDFHGPGAIVPPTFLTTAARWAPPGVRVNVGFERKRLLHGEQEYTFHGEVPTAGAVLTARERLVERFSKPGKRGGTMQFATVVTEYRDPQGALVAEARATFIETAAK
- a CDS encoding MaoC/PaaZ C-terminal domain-containing protein; translation: MFVRYAGASGDLNPMHYDDELARSAGYPSVFGQGMFSAALLAGFASDWLGAGNVRRFGVRFREQVWPGDVLTCSGTIVDVTEEPGADRVTVELAATRQTGGVAVTGSAEFLIPRNTTASGAVSPATP
- a CDS encoding aldehyde dehydrogenase; the protein is MTLLPESVPMVELAASYVAGKWAAGALAETVEVTSPATGQVVGAIGVAGAEEVDAAVAAARAALATWRQVSPADRGAALGRLADALTARKGELADLATAEIGSPRSWSTFGQVLTATGVLKAYAAIAPEYPFTATRPSMTGGTVEVRQVPVGVVGAIVPWNTPLFIAALKLGPALAAGCTVVLKPAPDAPLAFGVLMEAIEQAGIPDGVVNVVNGGTSTGELLVEHPGVDKISFTGSTTVGAKIGAACGTRVRRCSTELGGKSAAIVLPDAPLERTVKGLVGGVMGNNGQLCAALTRILLPRSRYDEFVSALQVAVEALTVGDPADRSTDIGPLINEAARDKAEGFLRRARDEGATLLVGGERPNLPGWFVAPALVAATNDMEIAREEVFGPVAVVIAYDDSEPDAEDAVSIANDSRYGLVGAVWSADEQRAAEVAARLQVGSVAVNSTAVLDFGSPFGGFKQSGIGREGGPEGLAGFVEYQAIIR
- a CDS encoding TetR/AcrR family transcriptional regulator: MSEASIVRRASYGPSSPAIGARGASTRTRITEVSLELFGRLGYFDTSVDAIAKAAGVSRATLYQYFRGKDEIFLELLNECGSALFRVARRIGPLGPDEVGFDNLNWWLGEWSWVFEKYSTMFVQWTAIASSDANVRPEIARFVRSYNHRVAERLAASGVTGIDPEIAAMTMTALVHRINLFVHTDGAYGRSAKDAVDTLSVFLQLVLFPDTPAAVLTSLRLRASNDPAAEVDAVKIPEEPNVAGLSISERTANLSKRAVATVTALADAGAAQFRARGYRSTSVDDIVEAAAVARGTFYKYFSDKQDLLAAIASEIYGAARAFADRIALLDPVADESTLQHWLATYVEFYDRYSGCIDVWAEGATDDATILGIGEHGQVLMDLGAARMLIRRPGVYPFDPVVSALIVRALVTRVPQATLDLPHPVDDDEIVTLLTTCIKRGFFGRST